The following proteins come from a genomic window of Carcharodon carcharias isolate sCarCar2 chromosome 10, sCarCar2.pri, whole genome shotgun sequence:
- the LOC121283256 gene encoding tigger transposable element-derived protein 1-like translates to MSQKRPASDGSESAAAKKTRKTITLAMKLEVLKRLEAGERAVDIGRALGLPPTTVRTIRGNAEKIKQSARSVTPLSAGRVSRTRSSIMENMERLLAVWIEDQNQRQVPLSLMVIQAKAKSLYDDLQNEQGESSQSESFNASRGWFERFKKRSYLHSIKVTGEVTSANTEVADEFAAYLKRIIEEGGYSPKQVFNVDETGLYWKRMPKKTYISREEKTAPGFKAAKDRLTVLLGGNAAGDFKFKPLVVHHSETPRALRGYSKEHCVIWRSNKKAWMTGALFQEWFSLYAIPAWREYCARENIAFKILLLLDNCPGHPINLDDLSENVKVIFLPPNVNSLLQPMAQGVIAAFKAYYLRRTFSQLLSETDGENAPSVREFWRGYNILKGINNIADSWDEVTSSCLNGVWQKMWPECVSDHGGSHDTVPEVQHEILTLAREVGFDEVDEADVVELLKSHGEELSNEDLMQLESQRAEEEDRTEIPPPQILSTKRLSRAFQIMEEAMEIFTEDDPNRERSAKVNRAINDGINCYKEIYQQKKEKTVQQSLDKFFKVVDSPGSLTH, encoded by the coding sequence ATGAGTCAGAAACGCCCAGCAAGTGATGGTAGTGAGTCTGCTGCTGCGAAGAAAACAAGAAAAACTATCACCCTAGCAATGAAATTGGAGGTTTTAAAACGCCTTGAGGCTGGAGAACGAGCAGTTGATATTGGTAGAGCGCTTGGACTACCCCCTACGACGGTGAGAACAATCCGTGGTAACGCTGAAAAAATCAAACAAAGTGCGCGAAGCGTTACACCTTTAAGTGCTGGCAGGGTAAGTCGGACCAGAAGCAGCATCATGGAGAATATGGAAAGACTCTTGGCGGTCTGGATTGAAGACCAAAACCAGCGCCAGGTGCCTCTTAGTTTGATGGTCATTCAAGCAAAAGCTAAAAGCCTCTATGACGACTTGCAgaatgagcagggtgagagttcaCAGTCAGAAAGTTTCAATGCCAGTCGTGGATGGTTCGAGCGTTTCAAAAAACGTTCCTATCTGCATAGTATTAAAGTGACTGGTGAAGTGACTAGTGCCAATACAGAAGTGGCTGATGAATTTGCTGCCTATTTGAAGAGAATCATTGAAGAAGGTGGCTACTCACCGAAACAAGTCTTTAATGTTGATGAAACGGGGCTTTATTGGAAGCGTATGCCAAAGAAAACTTACATCTCCAGAGAGGAGAAGACGGCGCCAGGATTTAAAGCTGCTAAAGATCGCCTGACTGTTCTGCTTGGTGGGAATGCTGCAGGAGATTTCAAGTTTAAGCCCTTGGTGGTGCACCATTCCGAGACGCCAAGGGCTCTAAGGGGTTATTCCAAGGAACATTGTGTCATTTGGCGTTCAAATAAGAAAGCCTGGATGACTGGAGCACTCTTTCAAGAATGGTTCTCTCTATATGCCATTCCTGCCTGGAGGGAATATTGTGCAAGAGAAAATATCGCTTTCAAGATATTGCTCCTCTTGGATAATTGTCCAGGTCATCCTATCAACCTTGATGACTTGTCTGAAAATGTGAAGGTGATTTTCCTGCCTCCCAACGTGAATTCATTGCTACAGCCCATGGCTCAGGGAGTAATAGCAGCATTCAAAGCCTACTACCTGCGCcgcaccttttcccagctcctcaGTGAAACTGATGGTGAGAATGCGCCATCAGTCAGGGAATTTTGGCGTGGCTACAATATCCTCAAGGGCATCAACAATATTgctgattcatgggatgaagTCACGTCGTCATGTCTGAACGGTGTGTGGCAGAAGatgtggcctgagtgtgtcagtgaccACGGAGGTTCTCATGACACTGTCCCTGAGGTTCAGCATGAAATCCTCACCTTGGCAAGGGAAGTTGGTTTTGATGAAGTGGATGAGGCTGACGTGGTGGAATTGCTCAAGTCCCACGGAGAGGAATTGTCCAATGAGGACTTAATGCAGCTAGAGAGTCAACGAGCAGAAGAGGAAGACCGCACTGAAATACCACCCCCTCAAATTTTGTCAACAAAACGACTTTCAAGAGCTTTCCAAATCATGGAAGAGGCAATGGAAATCTTCACAGAGGATGACCCAAACAGAGAACGcagtgccaaagtgaacaggGCAATCAACGATGGCATTAACTGCTACAAAGAGATCTACCAGCAGAAGAAAGAGAAAACCGTCCAACAGTCCTTGGATAAATTTTTCAAGGTTGTTGACAGCCCTGGCTCTCTGACCCATTAA